A region from the Papio anubis isolate 15944 chromosome 6, Panubis1.0, whole genome shotgun sequence genome encodes:
- the LOC103883562 gene encoding zinc finger protein 665-like translates to MHTGETPYECNECEKAFHDHSALIQHHIVHTAEKPYECHDCGKAFSYCSDLFQHQRMHTGEKPCQCNECGNAFSDYSALIQHHRTHTGEKPYDCNECEKAFGNYSAVIRHQRTHTGEKPYECKQCGKAFSRSTYLTQHQRSHTGEKPYKCNECEKTFSQSSFLTQHTRVHTGEKPYKCNECGKAFSDRSGHIQRTHTGEKPCECNDCGKPFSFCSPLIQHKRNHTRKKPYKCTDCGKAFSDRLALVQHQINHTGENTYKCTECGKAFSQSIHLKNHQKTHTSEKSYKCNECRKAFSYCSGLIQHQVIHTVEKPYECSKCGKAFRQRTDLKKHQKMHTEEKPYECNECGKAFSQSTYLTKHQKIHNEEKSNIHTECGETIRQNSSFLQQ, encoded by the coding sequence ATGCATACAGGAGAAACaccctatgaatgtaatgaatgtgaGAAAGCCTTCCATGATCACTCAGCTCTTATTCAACATCATATTGTCCATACTgcagagaaaccctatgaatgtcaTGACTGTGGGAAAGCTTTCAGTTACTGTTCGGACCTCTTTCAACATCAGAGAAtgcacactggagagaaaccatgcCAATGCAATGAATGTGGGAATGCCTTTAGTGATTATTCAGCCCTTATTCAGCATCAtagaactcacactggagaaaagcccTATGACTGTAATGAATGTGAGAAAGCCTTTGGTAACTATTCAGCTGTTATTCGACATCAAAGAACACATACAGGAGAAAAGCCTTATGAATGTAAGcaatgtggaaaagcctttagCAGAAGCACATACCTTACTCAACATCAGAGAAgtcatacaggagagaaaccatatAAATGCAATGAATGTGAAAAAACTTTCAGCCAGAGTTCATTCCTTACACAGCATACGAGggttcatactggagaaaaaccctacaaatgtaatgaatgtggaaaagcttTTAGTGACCGCTCAGGACATATTCagagaactcacactggagagaagccctgtGAATGTAATGACTGTGGGAAACCTTTCAGTTTCTGTTCACCCCTAATTCAACATAAGAGAAATCATACCAGAAAGAAGCCCTATAAATGCACTGACTGTGGAAAAGCCTTCAGTGATCGGTTAGCACTTGTTCAACATCAGATAAATCACACTGGAGAAAATACCTATAAATGTACTGAATGTGGAAAAGCATTCAGTCAGAGTATACACCTCAAAAATCACCAGAAAACTCATACTAGTGAAAAATCctataaatgtaatgaatgtaGAAAGGCATTCAGTTACTGCTCTGGTCTTATTCAACATCAGGTCATTCATACTGTAGAAAAACCTTATGAATGCAGtaaatgtggcaaagcctttaggcAGAGGACAGACCTTAAAAAACATCAGAAAATGCATACTgaagagaaaccctatgaatgtaatgaatgtgggaaagcctttagcCAGAGCACATATCttacaaaacaccaaaaaattcATAATGAAGAGAAATCAAATATACATACTGAGTGTGGGGAAACCATAAGACAAAACTCTTCTTttttacaacaataa